In Bradyrhizobium sp. 195, the sequence CGGGGGTGCGGTCGCGACGCTTCATGATCGGTTCTTCAAGCTGGACTTCCGAATGGCCGACCTGGTCGAGAGGAACGGCGCGGCCGTCTCGGCTCATCAATGAGAAATCCGCCAGTCGCGTCGGATCCAGCCGCTCGCCGCCGGCGCTGCGCGCCACGATGGGGACATTGCGAATGTCCTCGCGGACCTGCGTCACGGCAATGCCCGTGAGCAGGAACTGGAGTTGCCGGCCCACCTCCGCCGGCGAAAGGCCGATGAGGTTCAGTCGATCCTGATCCGGGATGAAGCGGAGCACGGGCGTGCGATCACCCCAGTCGCGGTTCGCCTGGCGCACATCGGGAACGCCACGCATGATACCGAGCGCCTTTTCGGAGATCGCGTATAGTTGCGCGGGGTCAGGCCCCATGATCCGAAACTCGACGGGGAATGGCGTATAGGGTCCGAACACAAGCTGCGTGACACGCACATTGGCTTCAGGCGCAAGCCCATCCGACACCGCCTGTCGGAGCCGATGCTTCAAGACCTCGCGGGCTTCCGCGTCCGGTGTCAGCACGACCATCTTGGCGAAGGCCGGATCGGGCAGCTCCGGCGCCATCGCGAAGAAGAAGCGCGGCGCACCCTGACCGACATAGCTCGTGACGATCTTGGCCTCCGACTGGCCTTCCAGCCAGCGTTCAAGCTTTGCGACGGTGGCGGTCGTCGTCCCGATGCTGGTGCCTTCCGGCAGACGAACTTCCACCAGAACTTCAGGGCGGTCGGACGTCGGGAAGAACTGCTGTTTGAGGCCGCCCATGCCGGCGACGGAAAGCGCGAAAGCGACGGCGACGACGCCGCAGGTCACGAACTTGTGGCGCACGACGAAGGTAATGAGAGCGCGCAAGCGCCGATAGTTGGGCGTGCCGTAAATCGCGTGGTGGCCGCCTTCGATCGGTTTGATCGCGGGCAGCATCTTGACGCCGAGATACGGCGTGAAGACCACCGCGACGATCCAGGAGACGATGAGGGCGAATCCCACGACCCAGAAGATGTTGCCGGCGTATTCCCCGGCCGTCGAGCGGGCGAAGCCCACCGGCAGGAAGCCTGCGATCGTCACGAGTGTTCCCGACAGCATCGGTGCCGCGGTGTGGCTCCATGCATACGCCGCCGCCGAGATGCGGTCCATGCCCTCTTCCATCTTCACCACCATCACCTCGATGGCGATGATGGCGTCGTCCACGAGAAGGCCCAGCGCCAGGATGAGAGCGCCCAGTGTAATGCGGTCGAAGAAACGGCCGGTCTCCAGCATGATGAGGAACACGACGGCAAGCGTCAGTGGGACGGCAGCCGCGACAACGATGCCGACGCGCCAGCCGAGGCTGAGCAGGCTCACGAGGAGCACCACGCCGAGCGCCATCGCGAACTTCATCATGAATTCGTTCACCGATGAGGAGATGTTGACGGCCTGGTCGCTGACCTTGGCCAACGTCATCCCGAGTGGCAGTGTCCGGGAGATCGCTGCGGACCTCTCCTCCAGCGCCTTGCCGAGCGCGAGACCATTCCAGCCCTCCTGCATGACCGCCGCCAGCATGATGGTGGGCTCGCCCTGGTGCCGGATCAGGTAGGTGGGAGGATCCTCGTAACCGCGACGGACTTCGGCGATGTCGGAAAGCTTCAGCGTTCGCCCGGCTGCGACGATCGGCGTGTCGGCGATCGCCTGGACGCTGTCATAGGCCCCCTCGACCCGGATGAAGACCTGCGGCCCCTTGGTGTCGATCGAACCCGCCGGTGTGACCGTGTTCTGCCGCTGCAAGGCGGCAACGATATCCGTTGCCGATACGCCGAGGGTCGCCAGTTTGGGATAGGAGAACTCGACGAATATCTGCTCGGGGCGTTCGCCGAGGATGTTGATCTTCTTGACGCCGGGCACGTGCAGAAGATCCTGGCGAATGGTCTCGGCTTGCCTGGCGAGCTCCCGCATCGGCATGCCCTTGGCCTTCAGGGCATAAAGGGCGAAGCTGACGTCCGAATATTCGTCATTGATGAAGGGGCCGAGCACACCGGGGGGCAGCTTGCGGGCTTCATCGCCCAGCTTCTTGCGGGCCTGATAGAATTCCTCCTGCACGCTCGATGGCGGTGTGTTGTCCTTCAGCGTCACGGTCATGTACGCATAACCCGGCCGTGTGGTCGTCTCCACCCGGTCGTACCAGGTCAGCTCCTGGATCCGCTTTTCCAGCGGTTCGGCGACCTGGTCCTGCATCTCGCGTGCGGTCGCACCCGGCCACACGGTCGTGACCGTCAGGGTCTTGATGGTGAAGGAGGGATCCTCGGCCCGTCCGAGCATGAAGAAGGCGTAGGCGCCCGCGGCTGCCAGCAAAAGCAAGAAGAACAGCGTTGCGGCCCGTTCACGGACTGCGATCGCCGAAAGATTGAAGCTCATCAGTTGCTCCTGTCTTGAGAGGCTGTCCTGACGTGAGCGTCCTCCTGCAGGAGGTGTGCGCCCAGAGAGACAACCCGATCACCGGAGCTCAGGCCGGAGATAACGGCATTTTCGCTGGTCACACGCACAAGCTTGATGGTCTGAAAGCGGACCGTCGAGGTGCCGCCGTCGAACACCCAAACGCCGGTCTTTCTGCCGTCGTCGAGCACGGCTCCCAGCGGCACCTGAACTTCCGGCTGGCTCCCATGGCTTGCAAACCGGATGGTGATCGTCGCGCCAAGCGGTGCCGCCGCGGCCTCACCGCCGAGCACGTAGCGGGCCTCATAGGTGCGGGTCTGAGGATCGGCGGAATCCGACAACTGCCGCAGATGCGCAGTAAAGCGCCCATCGGTCCCGTACAGGCTCGCCTCAGCGAGCGACCCGATCGCCGGCCGGATCGTTTCGGGAAGCGCCACCACAGCCTCGCGAGGACCGGACTGTGCCAGCCGAACGACCGCCTGGCCTGCGGAGACCACTTGTCCCGGCTCGCCCAGCGTTTGCAT encodes:
- a CDS encoding efflux RND transporter permease subunit — translated: MSFNLSAIAVRERAATLFFLLLLAAAGAYAFFMLGRAEDPSFTIKTLTVTTVWPGATAREMQDQVAEPLEKRIQELTWYDRVETTTRPGYAYMTVTLKDNTPPSSVQEEFYQARKKLGDEARKLPPGVLGPFINDEYSDVSFALYALKAKGMPMRELARQAETIRQDLLHVPGVKKINILGERPEQIFVEFSYPKLATLGVSATDIVAALQRQNTVTPAGSIDTKGPQVFIRVEGAYDSVQAIADTPIVAAGRTLKLSDIAEVRRGYEDPPTYLIRHQGEPTIMLAAVMQEGWNGLALGKALEERSAAISRTLPLGMTLAKVSDQAVNISSSVNEFMMKFAMALGVVLLVSLLSLGWRVGIVVAAAVPLTLAVVFLIMLETGRFFDRITLGALILALGLLVDDAIIAIEVMVVKMEEGMDRISAAAYAWSHTAAPMLSGTLVTIAGFLPVGFARSTAGEYAGNIFWVVGFALIVSWIVAVVFTPYLGVKMLPAIKPIEGGHHAIYGTPNYRRLRALITFVVRHKFVTCGVVAVAFALSVAGMGGLKQQFFPTSDRPEVLVEVRLPEGTSIGTTTATVAKLERWLEGQSEAKIVTSYVGQGAPRFFFAMAPELPDPAFAKMVVLTPDAEAREVLKHRLRQAVSDGLAPEANVRVTQLVFGPYTPFPVEFRIMGPDPAQLYAISEKALGIMRGVPDVRQANRDWGDRTPVLRFIPDQDRLNLIGLSPAEVGRQLQFLLTGIAVTQVREDIRNVPIVARSAGGERLDPTRLADFSLMSRDGRAVPLDQVGHSEVQLEEPIMKRRDRTPVVMIRSDINEATQPPEVSKDIKTALQPLIASLPAGYRIELGGSIEEATKANDALATIFPVMIAAMLIVIMLQVRSFSMMAMVVLTGPLGLAGVVPMLLIFHQPFGFNAILGLIGLAGILMRNTLILTDQIKENLAAGLDDYHAVIEATVQRTRPVILTALAAVLAFIPLTHSVFWGSMAYTLIGGTAVGTVLILLFLPALYAAWFRIKPTADDMHEVSPKRPELQPALAAE